A DNA window from Mya arenaria isolate MELC-2E11 chromosome 17, ASM2691426v1 contains the following coding sequences:
- the LOC128223169 gene encoding uncharacterized protein LOC128223169: protein MSCVEINALNTTDSEVERFAVFGGLQFKPLTLTASSACLAGHWTQVEHSRKVTGIYRFEWSIGIHNQPHGEGIFDLQKEIPWVDIGLRQEFVHCLPINRSLIHGELYDIYVKTWYGPSQFAIFTSKSIKVDQTPPTVRRGRYIIEGTADCATDLDFIDWTDEISACWSGVFSEQQSDIQHYLVALGTSPNVDDVFASQHMGLKTKISISNLTLEHAVRYYFTVTAVNTAWLHTSVSSDGFIVDTTPPSKGVVFNTITHKNVAYQSSVTSLGLSWHGFQDHCSGIKSYYVAVVEKQEPPYSSTNFTEVYIKTSVTFKDLYLISGSVYYGVVKAIDAAGHESDLIASPGVIIDPTPPKGYNCDQFEDTGVIEFLDDSKDNWTKTIVAQLDKDAVYRIEGSVENAFVDSVNLQINRFITRIQTVLNHQQVSEFSYTFVFNQRVAHNITLSVDNHNNINNILGTIVLQKCSSIIENKTNALHVRQIRHDSVAVTAMIQDKESDLKTVQIGAGTTPGGFQVQPLTPIHVDIMSGIIKGHLVHAMKLYTTIIAENHAGLSSVFQSTEPIIIDHTPPIITHLEALATVIYVNESDEIASRVQVNATWNAQDDESNVKHCTCSIGMLSSKANVQDQWYTDTLSSCESNLLQLNHGDKVYVNINCVNNVELATTTTVASNTVSMDFITSNQATVNILPVNEGLISSIPLTVGPTKIQSNTSMVQISWSGFDDISGIDFYEYFISDKRNATIVDWTNVHLKTVATARGLALHNTETLNVRVRTTNTGQHRGEAVNASLFTISQPPALSGSPMLASRNEHVIHIDWEQAFDTLPEIPVVYSLVVGSKEGFTDILDISYYTGHTYDIVAPSSTLISPKISELFFTITCAYPTGISSVYMTIFKM, encoded by the exons ATGTCCTGCGTCGAGATTAATGCACTTAACACGACTGACAGCGAAGTGGAAAGGTTTGCAGTTTTTGGAGGCCTTCAATTCAAGCCTTTGACTTTAACGGCCTCATCTGCTTGTCTCGCCGGTCACTGGACTCAGGTCGAACATTCAAGAAAGGTTACAGGCATTTATAGATTTGAATGGAGCATAGGAATTCATAATCAGCCGCATGGAGAAGGGATTTTCGATTTACAAAAAGAGATTCCTTGGGTTGATATAGGTTTGCGACAAGAATTTGTTCACTGTCTGCCTATTAATAGATCGCTTATTCATGGCGAGCTCTACGACATTTACGTAAAAACATGGTACGGACCAAGTCAATTTGCAATCTTTACGTCTAAATCTATTAAGGTTGATCAAACGCCACCAACTGTGCGTAGAGGACGATATATCATCGAAGGAACTGCCGATTGTGCAACAGATCTTGACTTCATAGACTGGACCGATGAAATTTCGGCTTGTTGGTCCGGGGTCTTTAGTGAGCAGCAGAGCGATATACAACATTACTTGGTTGCTTTAGGAACTTCACCGAACG TCGATGACGTATTTGCATCACAGCATATGGgcttgaaaacaaaaatttcTATCAGTAATCTGACTTTGGAGCATGCTGTTAGATACTATTTTACTGTCACTGCCGTGAATACTGCATGGCTTCACACTTCGGTATCGTCGGACGGATTCATTGTCGATACGACCCCACCGTCAAAGGGCgttgtttttaatacaattacgCATAAGAACGTTGCATACCAATCATCCGTTACATCTCTAGGACTTTCGTGGCATGGGTTTCAGGACCATTGTTCAGGAATAAAAAGTTATTATGTTGCTGTTGTGGAAAAGCAGGAGCCTCCTTATTCTAGTACGAATTTCACAGAAGTATACATCAAGACGAGTGTTACGTTCAAggatttatatttgatttcgGGAAGCGTTTACTACGGCGTTGTCAAGGCAATTGATGCCGCGGGACATGAAAGTGATCTTATTGCATCACCGGGGGTTATTATCGATCCTACTCCTCCCAAAGGCTACAACTGTGACCAATTTGAAGACACGGGTGTCATTGAATTCTTGGACGATTCGAAGGATAATTGGACGAAGACAATTGTTGCACAATTAGATAAAGATGCCGTATACAGAATTGAAGGATCTGTTGAAAATGCTTTTGTAGATTCAGTCAATCTCCAAATCAATCGTTTTATTACTAGAATCCAAACTGTTCTGAATCATCAACAAGTTTCTGAATTTTCATACACGTTTGTTTTCAATCAAAGAGTAGCCCATAACATTACTTTAAGTGTTGACAATCATAATAATATCAACAACATCTTAGGaacaattgttttacaaaaatgttcgtcaatcattgaaaacaaaacaaacgctCTTCATGTTCGGCAAATCAGACATGATTCTGTAGCTGTTACTGCTATGATTCAGGATAAGGAAAGTGATCTAAAAACG GTACAAATTGGTGCTGGTACTACGCCTGGGGGCTTCCAAGTTCAGCCATTAACTCCCATTCATGTTGATATAATGAGTGGGATTATTAAAGGCCATCTTGTTCATGCGATGAAGTTATACACGACGATTATAGCTGAGAATCATGCAGGCCTGTCATCTGTTTTCCAATCAACAGAACCAATTATTATTGATCACACTCCTCCAATTATCACTCATCTGGAGGCTTTAGCAACGGTAATCTATGTCAATGAGTCGGATGAAATCGCTTCGAGAGTGCAAGTTAATGCAACCTGGAATGCACAAGACGATGAGAGCAATGTTAAACATTGTACTTGTTCTATTG GAATGCTTTCAAGCAAAGCCAATGTACAAGACCAGTGGTATACAGATACTCTGTCATCATGTGAGTCGAACCTCCTGCAGCTTAACCACGGTGATAAGGTGTACGTCAATATCAACTGTGTCAATAATGTTGAACTAGCAACGACAACAACAGTAGCTTCTAATACCGTATCCATGGACTTCATTACCTCAAACCAAGCAACAGTTAACATTCTACCAGTTAATGAAGGTCTGATCAGCTCAATACCGCTTACTGTAGGCCCGACTAAAATACAATCAAACACATCTATGGTACAAATCAGTTGGTCAGGATTCGACGATATATCTGGTATTGACTTTTACGAATATTTCATATCGGACAAAAGAAATGCTACTATTGTAGACTGGACAAATGTTCACTTGAAGACAGTGGCAACTGCTCGCGGACTTGCATTACACAATACAGAAACATTAAACGTACGCGTCAGGACTACAAACACTGGACAACATAGAGGTGAGGCCGTTAATGCCTCCTTATTTACCATCAGCCAACCTCCAGCCTTGTCAG gAAGTCCAATGCTTGCATCGCGAAACGAGCATGTTATTCACATCGACTGGGAACAGGCATTCGATACCCTTCCGGAAATTCCAGTTGTCTATAGCCTCGTTGTGGGATCAAAAGAAGGATTCACCGACATTCTTGACATCAGCTATTACACCGGACATACATATGATATTGTAGCTCCTTCGTCAACGCTGATTTCTCCGAAGATATCAGAGCTGTTCTTTACCATAACATGTGCTTATCCCACAGGGATTTCGAGTGTTTACAtgacaatattcaaaatgtaa